In the bacterium genome, one interval contains:
- a CDS encoding J domain-containing protein → MIDFKQIDEARKLLGLDEEATLEEIKEAYRNLSLKYHPDRCKEADKKHCEEMMKKINYARDVIVAYCAGYRFSFKEKDIKKNVMDKGLYDHLKRFYDGWWGDLDL, encoded by the coding sequence ATGATTGACTTTAAACAAATTGATGAAGCAAGAAAACTATTAGGGCTGGATGAAGAGGCTACTTTAGAAGAAATAAAAGAAGCCTACCGAAACTTAAGCCTTAAATATCACCCTGATAGATGTAAAGAGGCAGATAAAAAACATTGTGAGGAGATGATGAAAAAGATTAATTATGCCAGAGATGTTATCGTTGCCTACTGCGCCGGCTATAGATTCTCTTTTAAAGAGAAAGACATTAAGAAAAATGTAATGGATAAAGGATTGTATGACCATCTAAAAAGGTTTTATGATGGCTGGTGGGGCGATTTAGATTTATGA